A genomic stretch from Megalobrama amblycephala isolate DHTTF-2021 linkage group LG22, ASM1881202v1, whole genome shotgun sequence includes:
- the LOC125258233 gene encoding nuclease EXOG, mitochondrial-like: protein MMVSYVVSVRFISGFVFGAGSGIAALKLYLYEEEKTDSGSSVHRIIERFGLPQTGAETRFYINHILSYDQSRRTPRWVAEHLSGQRLQGQADRKHCKFKPDPKIPELFTARNEDYLRSGWSRGHMAPAGDNKISEQAMAETFYLSNIVPQNYENNAGFWNRLEIYCRDLTLRFSDVWLVSGPLLLPQVREDGRRIVSYQLIGEDDVAVPTHLYKVILAQKDSTLALGAFVVPNAPVGFERPLTDFQVSLSDLERMSGLTFFPEVDRAEQLKNLCDVDSCQLMDFTQFTLYISGRKVKSARTLARLEKVMTELRDAGITPDDYLTNLYLEKKRELVEKEKKPEQ, encoded by the exons ATGATGGTGTCGTATGTGGTGTCAGTGAGGTTCATCAGCGGGTTTGTGTTCGGCGCTGGTTCCGGTATCGCAGCTCTCAAACTGTACCTGTATGAAGAAGAGAAAACAGACTCAG GAAGCTCCGTCCATCGTATCATCGAGCGCTTCGGTCTTCCTCAAACCGGCGCCGAGACCAGATTCTACATCAACCACATCTTATCGTACGATCAGAGCCGGCGGACGCCCAGATGGGTGGCAGAACACCTGTCGGGTCAGAGGTTACAGG GTCAAGCCGACAGGAAACACTGCAAATTCAAACCCGATCCCAAGATTCCCGAGCTCTTCACGGCCCGTAACGAGGACTACCTGCGCAGCGGCTGGTCACGAGGTCACATGGCTCCTGCAGGAGACAACAAGATCTCTGAG CAAGCGATGGCCGAGACTTTCTATCTGTCCAACATCGTCCCTCAGAACTATGAGAACAACGCCGGCTTCTggaacag GCTGGAGATTTACTGCAGAGATCTGACGCTGAGGTTCAGTGACGTGTGGCTGGTGTCTGGACCGCTGCTGCTGCCACAGGTGCGAGAGGATGGGCGGAGGATCGTCTCCTATCAG CTGATCGGAGAAGACGACGTTGCCGTTCCCACTCACCTGTACAAGGTGATCCTCGCGCAGAAAGACTCGACTCTGGCTCTCGGGGCGTTCGTGGTCCCAAACGCTCCAGTCGGCTTCGAGCGTCCGCTGACGGACTTCCAGGTGAGCCTGTCTGATTTAGAGCGCATGTCCGGCCTGACGTTCTTCCCTGAAGTGGATCGAGCCGAGCAGCTGAAGAACCTGTGTGACGTGGACTCGTGCCAGCTGATGGACTTCACACAGTTCACGCTGTACATCAGCGGCCGGAAGGTCAAGAGCGCCAGGACGCTCGCGCGGCTGGAGAAGGTCATGACGGAGCTGAGGGACGCGGGAATCACACCTGACGACTATCTGACCAACCTTTACCTGGAGAAGAAACGAGAACTTGTGGAGAAGGAGAAGAAACCAGAGCAGTGA